In the genome of Calothrix sp. PCC 6303, the window CGGAATGGTGCTTGTACCACTTGTGCGGTACGAGTTATCTCCGGTGAAATTCACCAACCAGAAGCCATCGGTTTATCGCCAGAGTTGCGTAAACAAGGTTATGCTTTGTTATGCGTGAGCTATGCACGCTCTGATTTGGAAGTGGAAACCCAAGATGAGGATGAAGTTTACGAACTTCAGTTCGGACGCTTTTTTGCCAAGGGTAGGGTTCGTGCGGGTTTCCCTTTAGATGAAGATTAGTAAATAAACGGAAACATTAGATCCCCAACTTTTTCCAAAGTCGGGGATTTGGGAGAATTATTTTGACTTTTGCCAAATGATCCAAAAACTATACTCCGAACGGTTCAAATATAGAACCCCTCTTCAAACCTCTCCCCGGTGCAGAGAGAGGGTTAAGAGCCAGATTTTAAATATTCAAAAAGTATACTTTTCAACCATTTTTAGTATATTCTTACTATGTCTACTATTTTTAGCTGTGGGTTGTCAACCACAAAAACAAGCTCAAACTCCACCGCTACAAGTGAAAGTGGTACGAGTTGTCAGTGGACAAACCTTTGAAGTTTTGGGTATGGGGGATCAACCAAATTTAATATCACAAGTTCGGTTGATTGGGATTGAAGCACCCGATTTACGTCAGCGTCCTTGGGGGGATGACTCTAAAACCAGTTTGGAGTCGTTAATTGCTGAACAACCTGTAACCTTAGAATTTGATGTGGAAGCAAAAGATAAAATTGGACGGACTTTAGCTTACATCTGGAAAGACAAAATACTATTAAACGAGCAAATGGTACGTAATGGTAGCGCTCTGTTCATTGCGCGATCGCCTAATCATAAGTATGACCTAAAACTCGAACGCGCTCAACAATGGGCGAGACTTATGGGTAAGGGAATTTGGAACCCAGAGAAGCCTATGCGAGTCTCTCCTAGCGAATTTCGACGGGTTAATAGATAGGGGATAGGAAGAAATTCATTCCCAGTCGGACTATAAGTTTCGCGTTAAGTTGACACC includes:
- a CDS encoding 2Fe-2S iron-sulfur cluster-binding protein, producing the protein MPLTHTITVRDRATGTTHILEVPENRYILHSAEHQGSELPFSCRNGACTTCAVRVISGEIHQPEAIGLSPELRKQGYALLCVSYARSDLEVETQDEDEVYELQFGRFFAKGRVRAGFPLDED
- a CDS encoding thermonuclease family protein, with the translated sequence MIQKLYSERFKYRTPLQTSPRCRERVKSQILNIQKVYFSTIFSIFLLCLLFLAVGCQPQKQAQTPPLQVKVVRVVSGQTFEVLGMGDQPNLISQVRLIGIEAPDLRQRPWGDDSKTSLESLIAEQPVTLEFDVEAKDKIGRTLAYIWKDKILLNEQMVRNGSALFIARSPNHKYDLKLERAQQWARLMGKGIWNPEKPMRVSPSEFRRVNR